One Glycine max cultivar Williams 82 chromosome 4, Glycine_max_v4.0, whole genome shotgun sequence DNA segment encodes these proteins:
- the LOC102666780 gene encoding uncharacterized protein: MSITQDHDKLDSDLIATCVLGMIKEDPSLKISLIQERINGVFNYNISYRKVWKAKQKAITIEYGDWDESYAVLPSWLKHMQNHSPGSYYQICDDDLVVGYTVSREHRQFHRVFWTFGQCKETFKYCKPVIQVDGTFMYGKYRGTLLIATTQDGNSHVLPLAFAVVEGETLTAWSWFLAHLREHVTDKDGICLISDRHASIKSAVANEALGWQPPHAYHVYCVRHIASNFNHKFKNEKQKEMLKKLGYTPCKHIFDRNFDKFCELSPPVKAWIGKISKEKWTMAYDKEGRRYGHMTTNLSECVNKVFKGCRNVPITALVKSTYSRCRKYFVDCGRQAQREIRDGQIYCSHVMKKLWENQEKACSHIVRTYDI, translated from the exons ATGAGTATAACTCAAGACCATGATAAATTGGATTCTGATTTGATTGCCACTTGTGTACTAG GGATGATCAAAGAAGATCCGTCACTCAagatttctttgattcaagagaggatcAATGGAGTGTTTAATTACAACATTTCGTACAGGAAAGTGTGGAAGGCAAAGCAAAAGGCAATaacaattgaatatggcgactGGGATGAGTCTTATGCCGTTCTTCCGTCATGGCTgaaacacatgcaaaatcattcgcCAGGATCGTATTATCAAATTTGTGATGATGATCTTGTTGTTGGCTATACTGTCAGCCGTGAACACCGACAGTTCCATCGAGTCTTTTGGACTTTCGGTCAATGCAAAGAGACTTTTAAATATTGCAAACCAGTCATACAAGTTGATGGTACATTCATGTATGGGAAGTATCGCGGTACGCTGTTAATTGCAACAACACAAGATGGAAATAGTCATGTTCTTCCGCTTGCATTCGCTGTGGTTGAGGGGGAAACATTaacagcgtggtcatggtttttggcacacttgcgtgaacatgtCACAGATAAAGATGGTATCTGTCTCATTTCTGATCGTCATGCAAGTATAAAGTCAGCTGTTGCGAATGAAGCACTTGGGTGGCAACCTCCTCATGCGTATCATGTGTATTGCGTGCGCCACATTGCAAGcaattttaatcacaaatttaagaatgagaaacaaaaagaaatgttaaaaaaattag GATACACCCCGTGTAAGCATATTTTTgatagaaattttgataaattttgtgaGCTGAGTCCCCCAGTAAAAGCATGGATTGGGAAgatctcaaaagaaaaatggacaATGGCATATGACAAAGAAGGTCGTAGATACGGTCATATGACAACCAATCTATCGGAATGtgtaaataaagtttttaaggGATGTCGCAATGTACCAATAACTGCCCTTGTGAAGTCAACATACAGCAGGTGTCGAAAGTATTTTGTTGATTGTGGTCGTCAAGCACAAAGGGAAATACGCGATGGTCAAATATATTGCTCACACGTCATGAAAAAACTTTGGGAAAATCAAGAAAAGGCTTGTTCTCACATTGTTCGGACATATGATATTTAG